Proteins encoded together in one Xenopus laevis strain J_2021 chromosome 6L, Xenopus_laevis_v10.1, whole genome shotgun sequence window:
- the LOC121394885 gene encoding dual specificity mitogen-activated protein kinase kinase 1-like codes for MAEYNPPHIKLRGTELSERIMNGPAPALKEDIWSSKFQRFINKCLQKDPAKRPFAKELLLNRFITYNRDEEEVQYSIAEHIHKGAKK; via the exons ATGGCAGAATACAATCCTC CACACATTAAACTCCGTGGTACTGAGCTTTCCGAAAGGATTATGAATGGTCCAGCTCCAGCTCTAAAAGAGGATATATG GAGTAGTAAATTCCagagatttattaataaatgtcttCAGAAGGATCCAGCCAAAAGACCATTCGCAAAGGAACTCCTATTAAACCGATTCATCACATATAATCGAGATGAAGAGGAGGTGCAATATAGCATAGCAGAGCATATACATAAAG GAGCAAAGAAATAA